A single region of the Deefgea piscis genome encodes:
- a CDS encoding methyl-accepting chemotaxis protein → MARATPFSLRARLVFAAAITVITLILLVCMMLLQLRGEMLDDRKDKVRNLAESAQSIVAHYESLSRQGKMDQASAQAAALLAVKAIRYDGKEYFWINDTTPTMLMHPLKPELDGKNLSNSKDPNGKALFVEMANVVRSQGAGFVEYQWPKAGSDAPVDKISYVTGFQPWGWVIGTGIYLDDINQHFISVLQILLPISLISLALICYVLWALGAYLFRLLGGEPQVAVDLARNVAQGQLQQAIHCDPRDQTSLIAAMRDMQQALRSVIGEVHASAAQINSAANHLGQNSSEVALRAQQQSESAASMAAAVEEMSVSIDHVTANTDEASELARQAGQQSTRGAQVIHSATSEVHKIANLVKDSSSKIEELGRQSQEISSIVSTIKDIADQTNLLALNAAIEAARAGEQGRGFAVVADEVRKLAERTSQSTVEIAKMVGQIQSGTRQAITQMESGVEQANTGVAFANEAGVAIDDIRQGAEQVREVVDNISSAIREQSVATTEIARSVEQIAQMAEASALDVQSNAHAAKDLQNLSSRLSQAVQQFKL, encoded by the coding sequence ATGGCTCGAGCTACGCCTTTCTCATTGCGCGCGCGCTTAGTCTTTGCCGCGGCGATCACCGTCATCACTTTGATCTTGCTGGTCTGTATGATGCTGCTGCAATTACGCGGCGAAATGCTGGATGATCGTAAAGACAAAGTCCGTAATCTAGCCGAATCAGCACAATCGATTGTGGCGCACTACGAGTCTCTCAGTCGCCAAGGCAAAATGGATCAAGCCAGCGCCCAAGCGGCGGCATTGCTAGCGGTGAAGGCGATTCGCTACGATGGCAAAGAATATTTCTGGATCAACGACACCACCCCCACCATGCTGATGCATCCGCTCAAGCCAGAGCTCGATGGCAAAAACCTCAGCAATAGCAAAGATCCCAATGGCAAAGCTCTGTTTGTTGAAATGGCCAATGTGGTTCGCAGCCAAGGCGCTGGCTTTGTTGAATACCAATGGCCTAAAGCCGGTAGCGATGCGCCAGTGGATAAAATCTCCTACGTCACCGGCTTTCAGCCTTGGGGTTGGGTCATTGGTACTGGGATCTATTTAGATGACATCAACCAACATTTCATCTCGGTGCTCCAAATCTTATTGCCCATCAGCCTGATTAGTTTGGCGCTAATTTGCTATGTTTTATGGGCGCTGGGCGCTTATCTATTTCGCTTGCTCGGTGGCGAGCCACAAGTGGCGGTGGATTTGGCGCGCAATGTGGCACAAGGGCAATTACAACAAGCAATTCATTGCGACCCTCGGGATCAAACCAGCTTAATCGCCGCAATGCGCGATATGCAGCAAGCCCTACGCAGCGTGATTGGTGAAGTGCACGCCAGCGCCGCGCAGATTAACAGCGCGGCCAATCATTTAGGGCAAAACTCGAGCGAGGTGGCGCTGCGCGCGCAACAACAAAGCGAATCAGCGGCGTCAATGGCGGCGGCAGTAGAAGAAATGTCAGTCTCGATCGACCATGTGACCGCCAATACTGATGAAGCCAGCGAGCTGGCGCGCCAAGCTGGCCAGCAATCAACACGCGGCGCACAAGTGATCCATAGCGCCACCAGTGAAGTGCATAAAATCGCTAATTTGGTTAAAGATTCTTCGAGCAAAATCGAAGAGCTCGGCCGACAATCGCAAGAAATCTCATCCATTGTCAGCACCATTAAAGACATTGCCGATCAGACTAATTTATTGGCGCTCAATGCGGCGATTGAAGCGGCGCGCGCCGGTGAGCAAGGCCGTGGTTTTGCCGTGGTGGCCGATGAAGTGCGTAAACTCGCCGAGCGCACCAGTCAATCCACCGTCGAAATTGCCAAGATGGTGGGCCAAATTCAAAGCGGTACTCGCCAAGCCATCACCCAAATGGAAAGTGGCGTAGAGCAAGCCAATACCGGTGTTGCTTTTGCCAATGAAGCTGGCGTCGCTATTGACGACATTCGCCAAGGCGCCGAGCAAGTTCGCGAAGTGGTCGATAATATTAGTAGCGCAATTCGCGAGCAAAGCGTGGCCACCACCGAGATTGCCCGCAGTGTCGAGCAAATCGCGCAAATGGCCGAAGCCAGCGCGCTCGACGTGCAATCGAATGCCCATGCGGCCAAAGATTTGCAAAATCTATCGAGCCGGCTCAGCCAAGCGGTACAACAATTCAAACTCTAA